A single Orcinus orca chromosome 2, mOrcOrc1.1, whole genome shotgun sequence DNA region contains:
- the C2H14orf28 gene encoding uncharacterized protein C14orf28 homolog isoform X2, producing MKTLFEEIKASIKNNYNQDRSFWRPVLPWGGVFTIKAGRKAVSCTPLYVEIRLKNTCTIDGFLMLLYVILNENENFPRELSLHLGREFIDCFLYLMDTYSFTTVKLLWIWDKMEKQQYKSEVHKASLIIDLFGNEHDNFTKNLENLMSTIQESYCSNWRCPTRVQEDQQRTININPPQEIPHGNLIRLAVDELFCSRIELCEECGYLLEGATLFNKEEHHYSAAFQIDGHWMHYDGLRNVNLILLNKPPEFLLLSSLVYIRATEK from the exons ATGAAGACACTGTTTGAAGAGATCAAAgcatcaattaaaaataactataaccaAGATCGCTCATTTTGGAGACCTGTTCTTCCTTGGGGAGGTGTTTTTACTATCAAAGCTGGCCGCAAAGCAGTATCCTGTACACCACTCTATGTTGAAATAAGACTGAAAAATACCTGCACCATAGATGGATTCTTGATGTTATTGTATGTTATtctcaatgaaaatgaaaatttcccCAGGGAACTCTCTCTTCATTTAGGTAGAGAGTTTATagactgttttctttatttaatggACACCTACAGCTTTACAACTGTGAAGCTACTTTGGATTTgggacaaaatggaaaaacagcaATACAAATCTGAAGTTCATAAAGCTTCATTAATAATTGATTTGTTTGGGAATGAGCATGATAATTTtacaaaaaatcttgaaaatctCATGTCGACCATACAAGAGAGTTACTGTTCCAACTGGCGATGCCCAACTCGAGTGCAGGAAGATCAGCAGCGCACAATTAATATAAA TCCTCCCCAAGAAATTCCACATGGAAACTTGATACGACTGGCTGTGGATGAGTTATTCTGTTCCAGGATTGAACTGTGTGAAGAGTGTGG GTATTTGTTGGAAGGTGCCACACTGTTTAACAAAGAGGAACATCATTATTCTGCAGCTTTTCAAATTGATGGACATTGGATGCACTATGATGGCCTCAGAAATGTGAActtaattttgttaaataaacCCCCAGAGTTTCTCCTCTTGTCATCATTAGTTTATATTCGAGcaacagagaaataa
- the C2H14orf28 gene encoding uncharacterized protein C14orf28 homolog isoform X1, whose translation MKTLFEEIKASIKNNYNQDRSFWRPVLPWGGVFTIKAGRKAVSCTPLYVEIRLKNTCTIDGFLMLLYVILNENENFPRELSLHLGREFIDCFLYLMDTYSFTTVKLLWIWDKMEKQQYKSEVHKASLIIDLFGNEHDNFTKNLENLMSTIQESYCSNWRCPTRVQEDQQRTININPPQEIPHGNLIRLAVDELFCSRIELCEECGCGGLREFSQRVFCHGAPPFVVLNMQHWKSEDLAYVPYYLDLSDHKYLLEGATLFNKEEHHYSAAFQIDGHWMHYDGLRNVNLILLNKPPEFLLLSSLVYIRATEK comes from the exons ATGAAGACACTGTTTGAAGAGATCAAAgcatcaattaaaaataactataaccaAGATCGCTCATTTTGGAGACCTGTTCTTCCTTGGGGAGGTGTTTTTACTATCAAAGCTGGCCGCAAAGCAGTATCCTGTACACCACTCTATGTTGAAATAAGACTGAAAAATACCTGCACCATAGATGGATTCTTGATGTTATTGTATGTTATtctcaatgaaaatgaaaatttcccCAGGGAACTCTCTCTTCATTTAGGTAGAGAGTTTATagactgttttctttatttaatggACACCTACAGCTTTACAACTGTGAAGCTACTTTGGATTTgggacaaaatggaaaaacagcaATACAAATCTGAAGTTCATAAAGCTTCATTAATAATTGATTTGTTTGGGAATGAGCATGATAATTTtacaaaaaatcttgaaaatctCATGTCGACCATACAAGAGAGTTACTGTTCCAACTGGCGATGCCCAACTCGAGTGCAGGAAGATCAGCAGCGCACAATTAATATAAA TCCTCCCCAAGAAATTCCACATGGAAACTTGATACGACTGGCTGTGGATGAGTTATTCTGTTCCAGGATTGAACTGTGTGAAGAGTGTGG GTGTGGTGGCTTAAGGGAATTTTCCCAGCGAGTATTCTGCCACGGGGCACCCCCTTTTGTTGTCTTAAATATGCAGCATTGGAAATCTGAAGATCTGGCATATGTACCCTATTACTTGGATTTATCTGATCACAa GTATTTGTTGGAAGGTGCCACACTGTTTAACAAAGAGGAACATCATTATTCTGCAGCTTTTCAAATTGATGGACATTGGATGCACTATGATGGCCTCAGAAATGTGAActtaattttgttaaataaacCCCCAGAGTTTCTCCTCTTGTCATCATTAGTTTATATTCGAGcaacagagaaataa